Proteins from a single region of Syngnathus scovelli strain Florida chromosome 7, RoL_Ssco_1.2, whole genome shotgun sequence:
- the pou2af2 gene encoding POU domain class 2-associating factor 2 — MDTEYSKRVYQGVRVKHTVKDLLAEKRSRQTHGPKYSSGSTTPPSFIQMSGSHMLPSYYSMRRPCISDSDISPSTKQFSPDVYPSTFGGRPLGCETSSFSLIDTYYPDTFSEYRNTTTTFSGSGGSFLPSSALSSLLPPFSGESSHVYMRDSWEQSIPEPVPQVDALCPDNLASVSIPPSMPSPESQGSPSQPSQGSSVAPGSSSQSYTLHALEDVHYHLLSSSNPYSAPTSSFPCPPYMNSDLASKIVTEEPADSHTSLPLNLEAHTSWDKDDGVSSWSPYELRKAY; from the exons atGGACACTG AATATTCAAAAAGAGTGTACCAGGGCGTCCGAGTCAAGCACACAGTCAAAGACCTGTTGGCAGAGaaacgatcccgacagacacatGGCCCAAAATACAGT AGTGGTTCAACAACTCCACCTTCTTTCATTCAAATGTCAG GATCTCATATGTTACCCAGCTACTACAGCATGAGGCGGCCTTGTATATCAGATTCGGACATCAGTCCATCTACCAAGCAGTTTTCACCTGATGTGTACCCGTCTACTTTTGGAGGCAGACCACTGGGCTGTGAGACCTCAAGCTTCTCTCTCATTGACACCTACTATCCTGACACTTTCAGTGAATACcgcaacaccaccaccaccttctCCGGCTCTGGGGGATCTTTTCTCCCTTCTTCGGCCCTATCTTCGCTTTTGCCACCCTTCAGTGGAGAGTCATCACATGTATATATG AGAGACTCGTGGGAGCAGTCGATTCCAGAGCCAGTTCCTCAGGTAGACGCTCTCTGTCCAGACAACTTGGCGTCAGtcagcatcccaccttccatgcCCAGCCCAGAATCCCAAGGGAGCCCCTCCCAGCCGAGCCAAGGCTCATCCGTGGCCCCTGGTTCCAGCAGCCAGTCCTACACTCTACACGCCCTTGAGGATGTGCACTACCACCTGTTATCCTCCAGCAACCCCTACTCAGCTCCGACCTCCTCCTTCCCCTGTCCCCCCTACATGAACAGCGACTTGGCATCCAAGATTGTCACAGAGGAGCCAGCAGACAGCCATACTAGTCTCCCTCTCAATTTGGAAGCTCACACATCCTGGGATAAGGATGACGGCGTGAGCTCCTGGTCACCCTATGAGCTCAGGAAGGCCTACTGA
- the linc.pou2af1 gene encoding colorectal cancer associated 2, with amino-acid sequence MSDKPRVYQGVRVKTTVKELLQRHRAREANCKKVKTLSQHCVDLQALCASPLPSSYVDATAASIVDPGTYSSTAVQLRPTSFTVPDNGCSIQARGNSFTCSQQSFGDTMMPPDCYNGSIMINDSDGCYNSSLPLPPSLPLHWSHGLALDSDNYGPGLAPCSSPESVKLRSPVDHNSYSPQDSFSSSSSSCYDSPTNFISYSSEHYHNQHCTLQDCYCLPQCWTDPQESFCVPEYSPYIPSTNYAYPCLMEENYFKSNIAMSTEMCYNVL; translated from the exons ATGTCTG ATAAGCCCCGGGTGTACCAGGGAGTGAGGGTTAAGACCACAGTCAAAGAGCTCCTGCAGAGGCACAGAGCCCGCGAGGCCAACTGTAAAAAAGTGAAAACG CTATCCCAACACTGCGTGGATCTTCAGGCTTTATGTGCGTCACCTCTTCCAA GTAGCTATGTGGATGCCACAGCCGCCTCCATCGTGGACCCCGGTACTTACAGCTCAACCGCCGTGCAGCTCCGCCCCACCTCCTTCACAGTCCCCGACAACGGGTGTAGCATTCAGGCACGGGGGAACAGCTTTACGTGCAGCCAGCAGTCGTTTGGGGACACAATGATGCCTCCTGACTGCTACAATGGAAGCATCATGATCAACGACAGCGATGGTTGCTACAACAGCTCCCTTCCTCTCCCTCCGTCCTTGCCGCTGCACTGGAGTCACGGCCTTGCCTTGGACTCAGACAACTATGGCCCCGGGCTG GCTCCCTGCTCCTCACCAGAGTCAGTAAAGCTGCGCAGCCCAGTGGATCACAACAGCTACTCGCCGCAGgattctttctcatcttcctcttcctcctgctaCGATTCGCCAACCAACTTCATTAGCTACTCCTCAGAGCACTACCACAACCAGCACTGCACCCTTCAGGACTGTTACTGCCTGCCTCAGTGCTGGACCGACCCACAGGAGAGCTTCTGCGTTCCTGAATACTCGCCTTACATCCCTTCCACAAACTATGCATACCCCTGCCTCATGGAAGAGAATTATTTCAAGAGCAATATTGCAATGAGCACTGAAATGTGTTATAATGTTTTATGA